DNA from Stutzerimonas decontaminans:
CGCCGGAAACTGATCGCGGATGGTCGAGTACAACGGAATGAAGCTGTCTGGCAGCTCACCCATGCCCGTGGTCGAGGTCACGACCAGCAGCGCTTCAGGTGCGAACTCGAGAATCTGCGGCAGCTGCGCGCGGGGATCGTGCCAGGTTTCGAAACCGGCGGCTTTCAGCTGGCGTTCGGCGTGACGGGCAACATCTTCGGCGGTGCCGTAGACGCTCCCGGAAAGAATGGCGACTTTCATGTGCGCTCCGAGGCAATCAAAGCTGCGCATTATGCCGCAATCGCCGGGTCTGGTCGGCACGCCCTGCTCAGGCAAAGCCGTCCATCCAGAAAAAGCGCAGCGCAC
Protein-coding regions in this window:
- a CDS encoding flavodoxin; the protein is MKVAILSGSVYGTAEDVARHAERQLKAAGFETWHDPRAQLPQILEFAPEALLVVTSTTGMGELPDSFIPLYSTIRDQFPAWSGLPGGVIALGDASYGDTFCGGGELIRELYAELGVREVVEMLRLDASETVTPESDAEPWLEAFAAALRA